A stretch of the Cryptosporangium phraense genome encodes the following:
- a CDS encoding DUF4190 domain-containing protein: MTEPNQPYDPRDPRNQGRPGEESQPPSGFSFPDYNNPSAPPAPQAPNFSVPDYGQAPDSPYGQPATPPPSYGDPNQNQYGGGQYGSGGTQYGGAQYGGTQYGSSTGGQYGNEGNQYGSNPPSYGQQPPPSAPTSGYGSPWGAGADQTPGYDPNNPAAPTSGYGSGYGSTPADPTSGYGAGPAAPTSGYGAAPTSGYGANPTSGYGAGSPSYGYDPNNPAAPTSGYGAGPAAPTSGYGAPGYPSQPGYPTSGAYGAPGGGYGTPGPQKEQLALPAMIAGIVSAVLSLASCCTFFIGFLPIIAGIVAVVLGYMSQKKINESGGTLGGRQQALTGMIAGGVGVGLSIIFIIVNIVFIASN; this comes from the coding sequence ATGACTGAGCCGAACCAGCCCTACGATCCGCGGGATCCGCGCAATCAGGGGCGCCCTGGGGAGGAGTCGCAGCCGCCGAGCGGGTTCAGCTTCCCCGACTACAACAACCCCTCCGCGCCGCCTGCCCCGCAGGCCCCCAACTTCAGCGTTCCCGACTACGGCCAGGCCCCCGACAGCCCGTACGGGCAGCCGGCGACCCCGCCGCCCTCGTACGGCGACCCGAACCAGAACCAGTACGGCGGCGGCCAGTACGGCAGCGGCGGCACCCAGTACGGGGGCGCCCAATATGGGGGCACCCAGTACGGCAGCAGCACCGGCGGTCAGTACGGCAACGAGGGCAACCAGTACGGCAGCAACCCGCCGTCGTACGGCCAGCAGCCGCCGCCGTCCGCGCCGACGTCCGGCTACGGCTCGCCCTGGGGCGCGGGCGCCGACCAGACCCCGGGCTACGACCCGAACAACCCGGCCGCTCCGACGTCGGGCTACGGCTCCGGCTACGGCTCCACGCCGGCCGACCCGACGTCCGGGTACGGCGCCGGTCCGGCCGCACCGACGTCCGGCTACGGCGCGGCGCCGACGTCGGGCTACGGCGCCAACCCCACGTCGGGCTACGGCGCGGGTTCCCCGTCGTACGGGTACGACCCCAACAACCCGGCCGCTCCGACGTCCGGGTACGGCGCCGGTCCGGCCGCACCGACCTCGGGCTACGGCGCACCGGGCTACCCCTCGCAGCCCGGCTACCCGACCTCGGGGGCGTACGGGGCACCCGGCGGTGGCTACGGGACGCCCGGCCCGCAGAAGGAGCAGCTGGCGCTCCCGGCGATGATCGCGGGCATCGTGTCCGCGGTGCTCTCGCTCGCGAGCTGCTGCACGTTCTTCATCGGGTTCCTGCCGATCATCGCCGGCATCGTGGCGGTCGTGCTCGGTTACATGAGCCAGAAGAAGATCAACGAGTCCGGCGGCACGCTGGGCGGCCGCCAGCAGGCTCTGACCGGCATGATCGCCGGCGGCGTCGGCGTCGGCCTGTCGATCATCTTCATCATCGTGAACATCGTGTTCATCGCGAGCAACTGA
- the rpsG gene encoding 30S ribosomal protein S7 — protein MPRKGPAPKHAVVIDPVYNSPLVTQLINKVLLSGKRSVAERIVYGALEGAKEKSGNDPVVTLKRALDNVKPALEVKSRRVGGATYQVPVEVKPGRATTLALRWLITYSRARREKTMTERLMNELLDASNGLGASVKRREDTHKMADSNKAFAHYRW, from the coding sequence ATGCCCCGCAAGGGTCCCGCTCCTAAGCACGCGGTCGTCATCGACCCCGTGTACAACTCGCCGCTCGTCACGCAGCTGATCAACAAGGTCCTGCTGAGCGGTAAGCGGTCCGTGGCGGAGCGCATCGTGTACGGAGCTCTCGAAGGCGCCAAGGAGAAGTCCGGCAACGACCCGGTGGTCACGCTCAAGCGTGCGCTCGACAACGTGAAGCCGGCTCTCGAGGTCAAGAGCCGCCGCGTCGGTGGTGCGACCTACCAGGTGCCCGTCGAGGTCAAGCCGGGCCGGGCCACCACGCTGGCGCTGCGGTGGCTGATCACCTACAGCCGGGCTCGTCGTGAGAAGACGATGACCGAGCGGCTGATGAACGAACTTCTGGACGCGAGCAACGGTCTCGGCGCGAGCGTCAAGCGCCGCGAAGACACGCACAAGATGGCCGACTCCAACAAGGCCTTCGCGCACTACCGCTGGTAA
- the rpoB gene encoding DNA-directed RNA polymerase subunit beta: MAVSRPGTNTPPRTAAGKPQRISFGKIAEQLEVPNLLALQTDSFDWLVGNDAWRSRVTGDPSSVAGLDEILTEISPIEDFSGSMSLSFSNPRFEEVKASIEECKEKDLTYCAPLFVTAEFTNNTTGEIKSQTVFMGDFPMMTPKGTFIINGTERVVVSQLVRSPGVYFDRQPDKTSDKDVTNVKVIPSRGAWLEFDVDKRDTIGVRIDRKRRQAVTVLLKALGWTPERIRERFAHSEIVLATLEKDHVQTQDEALLDIYRKLRPGEPPTRENAQTLLDNLFFNPKRYDLAKVGRYKVNKKLEVGVPITTGVLTEDDIVATIDYLVKLHVGEPDYESDDIDHFGNRRLRTVGELIQNQVRVGLSRMERVVRERMTTQDVEAITPQTLINIRPVVASIKEFFGTSQLSQFMDQTNPLGGLTHRRRLSALGPGGLSRERAGFEVRDVHPSHYGRMCPIETPEGPNIGLIGALSTFARVNPFGFIETPYRKVEDGVVTSQIDYLTADEEDRYVKAQANAILDATGRFTEDRVLVRRKGGEVDYVPGTEVDYMDVSPRQMVSVATAMIPFLEHDDANRALMGANMQRQAVPLLRSESPLVGTGMEARAAQDAGDVVLAEQAGVVEDVCADYVTLMHDDGTRRTYLLHKFRRSNQGTAINQRPLVEEGQRIEKGGVIADGPCTDEGEMALGKNLLVAFMPWEGHNYEDAIILSQRLVQDDVLTSIHIEEHEVDARDTKLGAEEITRDIPNVSEEVLADLDERGIVRIGADVTTGDILVGKVTPKGETELTPEERLLRAIFGEKAREVRDTSLKVPHGESGKVIGVSVFSRDEGAELSPGVNELVRVYVAQKRKIQDGDKLAGRHGNKGVISKILPAEDMPFLEDGTPVDIVLNPLGVPGRMNLGQVLETHLGWIASQGWKVEGDEAWSKELRRIGADEAEPNVNTATPVFDGAREEEITGLLASTIPNRDGDRMVGSTGKARLFDGRSGEPFPEPVSVGYIYILKLLHLVDDKIHARSTGPYSMITQQPLGGKAQFGGQRFGEMECWAMQAYGAAYALQELLTIKSDDVLGRVKVYEAIVKGENIPEPGIPESFKVLLKELQSLCLNVEVLSSDGVALEMRDSDDEVFRAAEELGIDLSRREPSSVEEV, translated from the coding sequence TTGGCAGTCTCCCGCCCCGGCACAAACACTCCTCCCCGCACCGCCGCCGGCAAGCCGCAACGCATCTCGTTCGGGAAGATCGCCGAACAGCTCGAGGTGCCGAACCTGCTGGCACTCCAGACGGACTCGTTCGACTGGTTGGTCGGCAACGACGCCTGGCGGTCCCGGGTTACTGGCGACCCGTCGTCGGTTGCCGGTCTCGACGAAATTCTGACGGAGATCTCCCCGATCGAGGACTTCTCGGGGTCGATGTCCCTCTCCTTCTCCAACCCGCGCTTCGAAGAGGTCAAGGCCTCGATCGAGGAGTGCAAGGAGAAGGACCTCACCTACTGCGCTCCGCTGTTCGTGACGGCGGAGTTCACGAACAACACCACTGGCGAGATCAAGAGCCAGACCGTGTTCATGGGCGACTTCCCGATGATGACGCCCAAGGGCACGTTCATCATCAACGGCACCGAGCGCGTCGTCGTCTCCCAGCTCGTGCGCTCGCCGGGCGTGTACTTCGACCGGCAGCCCGACAAGACCTCCGACAAGGACGTCACCAACGTCAAGGTGATCCCGAGCCGGGGCGCCTGGCTGGAGTTCGACGTCGACAAGCGCGACACGATCGGCGTCCGGATCGACCGGAAGCGCCGGCAGGCCGTGACGGTCCTGCTGAAGGCCCTCGGGTGGACGCCGGAGCGCATCCGGGAGCGCTTCGCGCACTCGGAGATCGTGCTCGCGACGCTCGAGAAGGACCACGTCCAGACCCAGGACGAGGCGCTGCTCGACATCTACCGCAAGCTGCGTCCGGGCGAGCCGCCGACGCGCGAGAACGCGCAGACGCTGCTCGACAACCTCTTCTTCAACCCGAAGCGGTACGACCTGGCCAAGGTCGGTCGCTACAAGGTGAACAAGAAGCTGGAAGTCGGGGTGCCGATCACGACCGGCGTCCTCACCGAGGACGACATCGTCGCGACGATCGACTACCTGGTGAAGCTGCACGTCGGCGAGCCCGACTACGAGTCGGACGACATCGACCACTTCGGTAACCGTCGTCTGCGTACGGTCGGCGAGCTGATCCAGAACCAGGTCCGCGTCGGCCTCTCCCGCATGGAGCGGGTCGTCCGCGAGCGGATGACGACTCAGGACGTCGAGGCGATCACGCCGCAGACGCTGATCAACATCCGGCCGGTCGTCGCCTCCATCAAGGAGTTCTTCGGCACCAGCCAGCTGTCGCAGTTCATGGACCAGACCAACCCGCTGGGTGGCCTCACCCACCGGCGCCGCCTGTCGGCGCTGGGCCCCGGTGGTCTGTCCCGTGAGCGCGCCGGCTTCGAGGTCCGCGACGTGCACCCCAGCCACTACGGCCGGATGTGCCCGATCGAGACCCCGGAAGGCCCGAACATCGGTCTGATCGGTGCGCTCTCGACGTTCGCGCGGGTCAACCCGTTCGGCTTCATCGAGACGCCGTACCGCAAGGTGGAAGACGGCGTCGTCACGTCGCAGATCGACTACCTGACCGCGGACGAGGAAGACCGGTACGTCAAGGCCCAGGCGAACGCCATCCTGGACGCGACCGGCCGCTTCACCGAAGACCGCGTCCTGGTCCGCCGTAAGGGCGGTGAGGTCGACTACGTGCCCGGCACCGAGGTCGACTACATGGACGTCTCGCCGCGGCAGATGGTCTCGGTCGCGACCGCGATGATCCCGTTCCTCGAGCACGACGACGCGAACCGCGCCCTGATGGGTGCGAACATGCAGCGTCAGGCCGTGCCGCTGCTCCGTAGCGAGTCGCCGCTGGTCGGCACCGGTATGGAGGCGCGGGCCGCGCAGGACGCCGGTGACGTCGTGCTGGCCGAGCAGGCCGGTGTGGTCGAAGACGTCTGCGCGGACTACGTCACGCTGATGCACGACGACGGCACCCGCCGCACGTACCTGCTGCACAAGTTCCGTCGCTCGAACCAGGGCACCGCCATCAACCAGCGCCCGCTGGTCGAGGAGGGGCAGCGGATCGAGAAGGGCGGCGTCATCGCCGACGGTCCCTGCACCGACGAGGGCGAGATGGCGCTCGGCAAGAACCTGCTGGTCGCGTTCATGCCGTGGGAGGGCCACAACTACGAGGACGCGATCATCCTCAGCCAGCGTCTGGTCCAGGACGACGTCCTCACCTCGATCCACATCGAGGAGCACGAGGTCGACGCCCGCGACACGAAGCTGGGCGCCGAGGAGATCACCCGGGACATCCCGAACGTCTCCGAGGAGGTCCTGGCCGACCTCGACGAGCGGGGCATCGTTCGGATCGGGGCCGACGTCACCACCGGCGACATCCTGGTCGGCAAGGTCACCCCGAAGGGTGAGACCGAGCTGACCCCGGAGGAGCGGCTGCTCCGCGCGATCTTCGGTGAGAAGGCGCGCGAGGTCCGCGACACGTCGCTGAAGGTGCCGCACGGTGAGTCCGGCAAGGTCATCGGCGTCAGCGTGTTCAGCCGGGACGAGGGCGCCGAGCTCTCGCCGGGCGTGAACGAGCTGGTCCGGGTCTACGTCGCCCAGAAGCGGAAGATCCAGGACGGCGACAAGCTCGCCGGCCGGCACGGCAACAAGGGCGTCATCTCGAAGATCCTCCCGGCCGAGGACATGCCGTTCCTCGAGGACGGCACGCCGGTCGACATCGTGCTCAACCCGCTCGGTGTCCCCGGACGGATGAACCTCGGTCAGGTCCTGGAGACCCACCTCGGGTGGATCGCCTCCCAGGGCTGGAAGGTCGAGGGTGACGAGGCCTGGTCCAAGGAGCTGCGGCGGATCGGGGCCGACGAGGCCGAGCCGAACGTCAACACCGCCACCCCGGTGTTCGACGGTGCTCGCGAGGAGGAGATCACCGGGCTGCTGGCCTCGACGATCCCGAACCGCGACGGCGACCGCATGGTCGGCTCGACCGGCAAGGCCCGACTCTTCGACGGCCGCTCCGGCGAGCCGTTCCCGGAGCCGGTCAGCGTCGGTTACATCTACATCCTGAAGCTGCTCCACCTGGTCGACGACAAGATCCACGCCCGGTCGACCGGTCCGTACTCGATGATCACGCAGCAGCCGCTGGGTGGTAAGGCGCAGTTCGGTGGCCAGCGCTTCGGTGAGATGGAGTGCTGGGCGATGCAGGCCTACGGCGCCGCCTACGCCCTGCAGGAACTGCTCACGATCAAGTCCGACGACGTGCTCGGCCGCGTGAAGGTCTACGAGGCCATCGTCAAGGGCGAGAACATCCCGGAGCCGGGCATTCCGGAGTCGTTCAAGGTTCTGCTCAAGGAGCTCCAGTCGCTCTGCCTGAACGTCGAGGTCCTCTCGTCGGACGGCGTGGCGCTGGAGATGCGTGACTCGGACGACGAGGTCTTCCGGGCCGCGGAGGAGCTGGGCATCGACCTGTCTCGCCGCGAGCCGAGCAGCGTCGAAGAGGTGTGA
- the rpsL gene encoding 30S ribosomal protein S12, whose product MPTIQQLVRKGRQDKVEKTKTPALKGSPQRRGVCTRVYTTTPKKPNSALRKVARVKLSSGVEVTAYIPGVGHNLQEHSIVLVRGGRVKDLPGVRYKIIRGSLDTQGVRNRKQARSRYGAKKEKS is encoded by the coding sequence GTGCCCACGATCCAGCAGTTGGTCCGCAAGGGCCGGCAGGACAAGGTCGAGAAGACCAAGACTCCTGCGCTCAAGGGCAGCCCGCAGCGCCGTGGCGTGTGCACGCGCGTTTACACCACCACGCCCAAGAAGCCGAACTCGGCTCTGCGCAAGGTGGCGCGTGTCAAGTTGAGCAGTGGCGTCGAGGTCACCGCGTACATCCCGGGCGTTGGTCACAACCTCCAGGAGCACTCGATCGTGCTCGTCCGTGGCGGTCGTGTGAAGGACCTGCCCGGCGTTCGCTACAAGATCATCCGCGGCTCGCTCGACACCCAGGGTGTCCGCAACCGCAAGCAGGCCCGCAGCCGCTACGGCGCGAAGAAGGAGAAGAGCTGA
- a CDS encoding DNA-directed RNA polymerase subunit beta': protein MLDVNFFDELRIGLATADDIRQWSHGEVKKPETINYRTLKPEKDGLFCEKIFGPTRDWECYCGKYKRVRFKGIICERCGVEVTRAKVRRERMGHIELAAPVTHIWYFKGVPSRLGYLLDLAPKDLEKIIYFAAYLITGVDTEARHRDMSTIEAEIAVERRRVEERRDADIDVRAKKLEADLAELEAEGAKSDVRRKVKEGGEREMRQLRDRAQREIDRLDEVLDTFRKLEVKQLIPDELLFRELRDRFGEYFTGGMGAEALQKLLEGFDLDAEAESLRETIRSGKGQKKIRALKRLKVVAAFLNTRNSPMGMVLDCIPVIPPDLRPMVQLDGGRFATSDLNDLYRRVINRNNRLKRLLDLGAPEIIVNNEKRMLQEAVDALFDNGRRGRPVTGPGNRPLKSLSDMLKGKQGRFRQNLLGKRVDYSGRSVIVVGPQLKLHQCGLPRYMALELFKPFVMKRLVDLNHAQNIKSAKRMVERARPVVWDVLEEVISEHPVLLNRAPTLHRLGIQAFEPQLVEGKAIQIHPLVCTAFNADFDGDQMAVHLPLSAEAQAEARVLMLSSNNILSPASGRPITSPTQDMVLGLYHLTAVREGRVGEGRVFGSDAEAVMAYDLGELNLQTPVKIRIDGAPRVDNGPGKEPWVAPEGWEPGSTLLVDTTLGRVFFNETLPTDYRFVNYEVRKPQLSAIVNDLAERYPKVQVAATLDALKAYGFRWATRAGVTISIDDVVTPPTKPEILDRYEKDADKIERQYQRGVITGEERRQELIEIWTKATNEVAKAMEANFPETNPIWMMVNSGARGNMIQVRQIAGIRGLVANPKGETIPRPIKSSFREGLSVLEYFISTHGARKGLADTALRTADSGYLTRRLVDVSQDVIIREENCGTERGVSVPIATEGADGTLTKHQHVETNSYARTLATDAKSPDGVVVAPAGSDLGDVLIDALVKAGVKDVKVRSVLTCESAMGVCSYCYGRSLATGKLVDVGEAVGIIAAQSIGEPGTQLTMRTFHTGGVAGDDITQGLPRVVELFEARVPKGKAPIAETAGRIRIEETEKSRKIVIVPDDGTEEIAYDKLSRRVRMRVADGEHVTVGQQLTDGVVDPHEVLRIQGPRAVQLHLVNEVQNVYRSQGQPIHDKHVEIIVRQMLRRVIIIDSGATEFLPGAPVERPVFENENRRVVAEGGEPASGRPILMGITKASLATESWLSAASFQETTRVLTDAAINARSDSLIGLKENVIIGKLIPAGTGISRYRNIRVEPTEEARAQVYSMTPYDDVEYGGFGTGSGQAVPLDDFDYGSFNR from the coding sequence GTGCTTGACGTCAACTTCTTTGACGAGCTGCGTATTGGCCTCGCGACGGCCGACGACATCCGTCAGTGGTCGCACGGCGAGGTGAAGAAGCCGGAGACCATCAACTACCGCACCCTGAAGCCCGAGAAGGACGGCCTCTTCTGCGAGAAGATCTTCGGCCCCACCCGGGACTGGGAGTGCTACTGCGGTAAGTACAAGCGCGTCCGGTTCAAGGGCATCATCTGTGAGCGCTGCGGCGTCGAGGTGACCCGGGCCAAGGTCCGCCGTGAGCGGATGGGCCACATCGAGCTGGCCGCGCCCGTCACGCACATCTGGTACTTCAAGGGCGTCCCGAGCCGGCTGGGCTACCTGCTCGACCTGGCTCCCAAGGACCTCGAGAAGATCATCTACTTCGCGGCCTACCTGATCACGGGCGTCGACACCGAGGCCCGCCACCGTGACATGTCGACGATCGAGGCCGAGATCGCGGTCGAGCGTCGTCGCGTGGAGGAGCGCCGGGACGCCGACATCGACGTCCGGGCCAAGAAGCTCGAGGCCGACCTGGCCGAGCTCGAGGCCGAGGGCGCGAAGAGCGACGTCCGCCGGAAGGTGAAGGAGGGCGGCGAGCGCGAGATGCGCCAGCTGCGCGACCGTGCGCAGCGGGAGATCGACCGCCTCGACGAGGTCCTCGACACGTTCCGCAAGCTCGAGGTCAAGCAGCTGATCCCGGACGAGCTCCTCTTCCGTGAGCTGCGCGACCGCTTCGGCGAGTACTTCACCGGTGGCATGGGCGCCGAGGCGCTGCAGAAGCTGCTGGAGGGCTTCGACCTGGACGCCGAGGCCGAGAGCCTCCGCGAGACGATCCGCTCGGGCAAGGGTCAGAAGAAGATCCGCGCGCTCAAGCGGCTCAAGGTCGTGGCCGCGTTCCTGAACACCCGTAACTCGCCCATGGGCATGGTGCTCGACTGCATCCCGGTGATCCCGCCGGACCTGCGGCCGATGGTCCAGCTCGACGGTGGCCGCTTCGCCACCAGCGACCTGAACGACCTGTACCGCCGGGTGATCAACCGGAACAACCGGCTCAAGCGTCTGCTCGACCTGGGCGCTCCGGAGATCATCGTCAACAACGAGAAGCGGATGCTGCAGGAGGCCGTCGACGCGCTGTTCGACAACGGCCGCCGCGGCCGGCCGGTCACCGGCCCGGGCAACCGTCCGCTGAAGTCGCTGTCCGACATGCTCAAGGGCAAGCAGGGCCGGTTCCGCCAGAACCTGCTCGGCAAGCGCGTCGACTACTCCGGCCGTTCGGTCATCGTCGTCGGCCCGCAGCTCAAGCTGCACCAGTGCGGCCTGCCGCGCTACATGGCGCTCGAGCTGTTCAAGCCGTTCGTGATGAAGCGTCTGGTCGACCTGAACCACGCGCAGAACATCAAGTCGGCCAAGCGGATGGTCGAGCGGGCCCGCCCGGTCGTGTGGGACGTGCTCGAGGAGGTCATCTCCGAGCACCCGGTGCTGCTCAACCGCGCACCGACCCTGCACCGTCTGGGCATCCAGGCCTTCGAGCCCCAGCTGGTCGAGGGCAAGGCGATCCAGATCCACCCGCTCGTCTGCACCGCGTTCAACGCGGACTTCGACGGTGACCAGATGGCGGTGCACCTGCCGCTGTCGGCCGAGGCGCAGGCCGAGGCCCGGGTGCTGATGCTGTCGAGCAACAACATCCTGTCGCCGGCGTCGGGTCGTCCGATCACGTCGCCGACCCAGGACATGGTGCTCGGCCTCTACCACCTCACCGCGGTCCGCGAGGGTCGCGTCGGCGAGGGCCGGGTCTTCGGGTCCGACGCCGAGGCCGTGATGGCGTACGACCTGGGTGAGCTCAACCTGCAGACCCCGGTCAAGATCCGGATCGACGGTGCCCCGCGGGTCGACAACGGCCCCGGCAAGGAGCCGTGGGTCGCGCCGGAGGGCTGGGAGCCGGGTTCGACGCTGCTCGTCGACACCACGCTCGGCCGGGTGTTCTTCAACGAGACGCTCCCGACCGACTACCGGTTCGTCAACTACGAGGTGCGCAAGCCGCAGCTCTCGGCGATCGTCAACGACCTCGCCGAGCGGTACCCGAAGGTGCAGGTCGCCGCGACGCTGGACGCCCTCAAGGCGTACGGCTTCCGGTGGGCCACCCGGGCCGGCGTCACGATCTCGATCGACGACGTCGTCACGCCGCCGACCAAGCCGGAGATCCTCGACCGCTACGAGAAGGACGCCGACAAGATCGAGCGTCAGTACCAGCGCGGTGTGATCACCGGTGAGGAGCGCCGCCAGGAGCTCATCGAGATCTGGACCAAGGCGACGAACGAGGTCGCCAAGGCCATGGAGGCGAACTTCCCGGAGACGAACCCGATCTGGATGATGGTCAACTCGGGTGCCCGAGGAAACATGATCCAGGTCCGGCAGATCGCCGGTATCCGTGGTCTGGTCGCCAACCCCAAGGGTGAGACGATCCCGCGTCCGATCAAGTCCTCGTTCCGCGAGGGCCTGTCGGTGCTGGAGTACTTCATCTCCACCCACGGTGCCCGTAAGGGTCTGGCCGACACCGCGCTGCGTACCGCCGACTCGGGTTACCTGACCCGTCGTCTGGTCGACGTGTCGCAGGACGTCATCATCCGCGAGGAGAACTGCGGCACCGAGCGTGGTGTGTCGGTTCCGATCGCGACCGAGGGCGCCGACGGCACGCTCACCAAGCACCAGCACGTCGAGACGAACTCGTACGCCCGGACGCTCGCGACCGACGCGAAGAGCCCGGACGGCGTCGTGGTGGCCCCGGCCGGGTCCGACCTCGGCGACGTCCTGATCGACGCGCTGGTCAAGGCCGGAGTCAAGGACGTCAAGGTCCGCTCGGTGCTGACCTGCGAGTCGGCGATGGGTGTGTGCTCGTACTGCTACGGGCGTTCGCTCGCGACCGGCAAGCTGGTCGACGTCGGCGAGGCGGTCGGCATCATCGCCGCCCAGTCGATCGGTGAGCCCGGCACCCAGCTGACGATGCGTACCTTCCACACCGGTGGTGTGGCCGGTGACGACATCACGCAGGGTCTGCCGCGTGTGGTCGAGCTGTTCGAGGCCCGTGTCCCCAAGGGCAAGGCCCCGATCGCCGAGACCGCCGGACGCATCCGGATCGAAGAGACCGAGAAGTCGCGGAAGATCGTCATCGTCCCGGACGACGGGACCGAGGAGATCGCCTACGACAAGCTCTCCCGGCGCGTGCGGATGCGCGTGGCCGACGGCGAGCACGTCACGGTGGGCCAGCAGCTCACCGACGGTGTGGTCGACCCGCACGAGGTGCTCCGCATCCAGGGCCCGCGCGCGGTGCAGCTGCACCTGGTCAACGAGGTCCAGAACGTGTACCGGTCGCAGGGCCAGCCGATCCACGACAAGCACGTCGAGATCATCGTCCGGCAGATGCTCCGCCGGGTGATCATCATCGACTCGGGGGCCACCGAGTTCCTGCCCGGTGCCCCGGTCGAGCGGCCGGTCTTCGAGAACGAGAACCGTCGGGTGGTGGCCGAGGGCGGCGAGCCGGCTTCGGGTCGTCCGATCCTGATGGGTATCACCAAGGCGTCGCTGGCGACCGAGTCGTGGCTCTCGGCGGCCTCCTTCCAGGAGACCACCCGGGTGCTCACCGACGCGGCGATCAACGCGCGCAGCGACTCGCTGATCGGTCTCAAGGAGAACGTGATCATCGGAAAGCTGATCCCGGCGGGTACCGGCATCTCCCGGTACCGCAACATCCGGGTGGAGCCGACCGAGGAAGCGCGGGCTCAGGTGTACTCGATGACGCCGTACGACGACGTCGAGTACGGCGGTTTCGGCACCGGCTCCGGCCAGGCCGTCCCGCTGGACGACTTCGACTACGGGTCGTTCAACCGCTGA